A part of Onthophagus taurus isolate NC chromosome 7, IU_Otau_3.0, whole genome shotgun sequence genomic DNA contains:
- the LOC111417561 gene encoding uncharacterized protein, which translates to MKIYIVLQLTIIFVTIHFSTQLENLLDSPVRKCIECVCHARTGCFNRMTCASYSISMNYWHEAGSPTLNVNDPANTASYNACMRDENCILNTIKLYTDRYEKPECDCNDVYDCRDMLMIHLNGQNCNKVISNDVRLRYNKCAQDNGLQRIVTDSRCRPDPQ; encoded by the exons ATGAAGATTTATATTGTTTTACAATTGACAATCATTTTCGTGACAATCCATT tttCCACACAATTAGAAAATCTACTAGATTCGCCCGTGCGTAAATGTATAGAATGTGTTTGTCATGCAAGAACTGGTTGTTTTAATCGGATGACATGCGCCAGTTACTCAATAAGTATGAATTATTGGCATGAAGCGGGTTCTCCGACTTTAAACGTAAACGATCCAGCAAATACAGCGTCATACAATGCTTGTATGAGAGACGAAAATTGTATTTTGAATACCATCAAATTATACACCGATAGATATGAAAAACCG gAATGTGATTGTAATGACGTTTACGATTGTAGAGATATGTTAATGATTCATTTGAATGGCCAAAATTGTAACAAAGTAATAAGCAATGATGTTAGgttaagatataataaatgCGCCCAAGATAATGGATTACAACGTATCGTAACAGACAGTAGATGTAGGCCTGACCCACAATAA